The genomic interval CAAAGACCATTAGAATCCTGCTCTCCCTATTAACAGGCAGCCTGGAAGCGGGGACTTGCTTTTGCCTGGAATCAGTAAAACTTCTTGCTGGTGCTAACAAAGCTGAGTCAGATACTAATGAGGGTTCAAGGGCAGACGCTGCCTCAGACAACACTAAGCCTTGAAAagcacagagctggctgcagagccAATTCTGCTGCTcttaaaaaaaccaccccaaaccaaccaaaaaacccccaccgCTTCTCTTTTATTAAGTATAAATCCCCAGAGACTCCTTTTAAATCTCCCAAGTAGCATTTTCTCTGCCTTTGGACGTTCTGTGACACTTTGGGGAAcagtttctgttttctgctgtCATGCTGTTTGACTGCATTGATTTCTTTGTATTACAGCAGCAACAGGTCACAGGTGAGACTGAGATCTTTTTTCCAGGTGACTACACACAACACATATGCAATCTTACCTTCCCAAAGAGAGGTACAGGAGTTCAGAGGGAGAATTTAGCCTGCTCCAGGGTGATGTTTgaaagctgcagagcagctcctaaCCTGATTAATGCATCCTGAGGTGACTGGATTGTGTGCTGGAAATTGGCAGGAAACCAGTTGGCCCCTAAGCTACCCAGTCTATATCTATCTGTGTCATTTTATTGGGATAGGTGAATCAGGTGTGTGTAGCTAGATACCAAGAGCAATTTTCCAGTGAATTCCAGTTTAAACCCTGGTTGTGTTGGAGATTACAGCGTTTTCAATAAGAGAATTCTCAGTGTCTCaatttcctctcctctgcagcaTGGACAAGGACAGCCAGGATGTTCACCAGGTACTGAATGAGCTCAAGAACAAGTTCCAGGAGATGAGGAAGCTGATCAGCTCCATGCCTGGCATCGGGgtgagcccagagcagcagcagcagcagctgcagaacctGCGGGAGCAGGTCCGGACCAAAAACgagctgctgcagaaatacAAGAGCCTTTGCATGTTTGAAATCCCCAAGGAGTAGGAAAGGCACAGCTCCACTCTCCGGGTCTGAGATACCTCCTGCCCAGGCTGAACAGGGTGGCAGAAGTTGACATTTCTTGCTTTAGGTTTTGTGGTTCCAGTGCTGTGGTGTTGTGCCTGTGTGGACCATGGGTGTGTGACACTGAGCCAGGACACCATGTGCTCTCCTGGGACGATGGCAGCGGCACGCTCCCTTCATCAGCTGCAGGACTCTGCACTTACATATCCCATCTCCTGTTTTCTCTCTGGGTGGGGTTCTTCTTTTTTATGTTCAAACAAGCAGGAGacattttgctttctcctcaCTAAGGGTCAAAGTACCTGCTGGTGAAAAAGGGGgcatttctgcaattttttttttttacttaaaaatggCCAAAGCTCAAAAGGGAACATAAGAGGGAAGCATGAACTGTTTGGCCCTGCTCCTGGAAAGAGTCTGTGGTACTCTTTCCATTCCCTGTGTGTTGGAAGAGGAATTATTGCTTTCAAttacttctgtatttctctttttaaacaaTTGGTGGTTGTGTCTGAGATGAGTCaaataaagatatataaatTCCAAACTGCCCCTCTTGTGTGTTCACTGAGTGGATGTGGGCAGAGCAGGATGTTGGCAGCACATGGGATCCTGGGCCCAGCTCCAATGTCTTTCCCTTTTAAAACAGAGGAAGGGCAATAATCAAAACAAAGGGCATAAATGATAAAATCTTTCAGTTATTCCATACTAAAGTCAGGCTCAACAGGACTGGTAAGTTCCACATCCAGGGGCTTCCCACGACCACAAACATTTGAGCAGCTGGAACAGGTAATTCTGCTCAGTGGGATGGTTGCAACTCACCTGTAGTTTTTACTACCTGAGTTTTATTACCTGTAGTTTTTAACTCACCTGAGTTTTTACTCTGTCTCCAGTGAGATTCTGTACTAGTACTTTCTTTGGGAAGGTGCCAGTGTGTAAACTCTGAGTAAAGCAGAACACTGAGATAAACAAAGCACAATGTACACATTTTTTATTACTGAAATTGCCTTTCCACCAGCCATTGCCTGTCCCAGCTCAATAAATTCCTGTGTCTCATGCTTGGATGATGTTTTCCATTCTTTTGCCAGTTGCTGTTCCTGTGAAATCAGGCATAGGCAGAGCTGGAAGAAACAACTGTTTGCCAAAGAAATGTCTGGCACTTAGATCAGGAACAAGTTAACTCTGTCAACTTGAATCCAAGTTTCAAGCGAAGCTGAGAATGGTTTGCTTTGCAATCTCACTCCCCCACCTTTTTTGTCCCCCAACACAAAGTTGTTTTGTGCCTTCAATACgattttttttgccattaatATGTACTAAACACAGATTTGTGCTGCTGCATGAGGTGGAAGCAGAGGTTGaaaagctggagctgggaaaagccTTCTTTGAAGAGCGATCCTGTTTCCCTTTCACTTCCAGCAATGATTACTGCAACTTGTTACTGGGAAGAGATTAAAAACCATCAGATGTAAAGGTGACCTTTCAAACAAAGTACTTCCTTTACTCATATTGCAGAGTAAAAACAATATCCCAGCTGGGGTGCCAGTGAATCAGTCTGTGTTGACATCATTAAAGTGTGCTTAGTTAATCAGCAAGGAGCACGAAACACAATCAGCCCTTTCTAACCAAGTGATGTCAGTTTGCTGGGTGACTGCAGGCAGTGACATGCCACTGCCCGGCGTGTcgtggggctggcagcaccGTCACTCTCGGCGTAGTGGAGTGAGGAAAGAGTGCTGGCTCAGTGACCCGTTGGAGTGAGTAACTCCTTGCGTGGCCTCTCGTTACCCTGTGTGGCAAAAACCCTGCGGCTTGCAGAGGCGGGAACCTTTGCACTGGGAGTCGGAGAAAATGGGGCAATACAGGGCTTGGGTTTGTTACCTCGCAGCTCAGGCCTTTTCTTTAGCAGGCTTTGCTATGGGATAGGGCAAGGAAGCAAAGGCAAACCCGCAggtgtaattttttaaaagattttattaatttgtagaaaaaataaaacatcaagTTTCACCCACGGTAGAAAcacttgaagattttttttttttgttcatgtCAATGACAAACAATACCTACATAAAGTgcctattattttattttgtaaaaccCTTCCCGctccccccaccctgcccaaATCTTGCAAATCAAACAAGACAAATGTAAACAAGAGTCAGTTTTTTGGTCCATCGGGGCTGTAACTCTGCAACAGCTTAGAAGTCTTCTGCATGTGTTTTGCAGACACAAATGAACACACAACACAGAGCCAGAGTCCGTGCACAGCTTCtcaagttggaaaaaaaaaacaacaaacaaccaaGAACCAAGCCTAAAGCCCCAGGCAGGTGGTGGcaggcccctgccctccctcttGAGGGCAGTGCCTGAGGCTGGATGGTTTGGGAGGGAAAGAAACAGCAAGGTCTGTGCCCTCCACACTCATCCTCTCACCTGGCTGCCCAGCAGCTCaccctttccctgtccctttgcCCAGAGGAGGAGGCTGTTCCCAGTGAcatcccctcctgccctccaaaGCCTCCCCCTTCGCATCCCTCGCTCCCAAAATGCACCCCCAGGGAGGGAGATGATGAAAGCGGGAGGAGGGAGGCTGGGGGAGAGGCGACGCCCTCTCTGCCCGCGTGGGCACCTGTCCCAAGTCAATTCGGAAACGAGCatctttcccctcctttccttctttccttccttccttcccttcccgtGGCGAGCGGGGGCTCCTAGCTGATCACGCAGCGATCCTTCTCCTTGCCGTGCCCGCCGCCGATGGCTTTCTCCCGGATGTACATGAGGTCACTGTGCACGCTGGGCCGCCGGGCGAAGGGGGCCACGATGCCGTACGCCTCCTCCGTGCCCCGGCCCCCCTCCTTCAGCAGCTTTTTGCCTTTCAGCGCCTTCTTGTGCAGGATGTCGCAGTACTGGACCGAGACCTTGCGGTGCAGGTCGGGGCTCATCTCGCTGGGCAGCTTGGCCATGGCGAAGAGCGCCTGGAACATCTGGTCCAGGCTGCTGTTCCTCTTGGCTGAGATCTCGAAGTAGGCacattttttggggtcccctcccaCCAGCTGCTCGATCTCCCGGGGCTGCACCTCCCGGTAAAAGTCCCGGTCGCCCTTGTTGCCACAGATGACCAGGGGCACCTCTATGTTCTCCTTGGTTTTGTTCTTCAGGCACGACTTGGTCTCCAGGATTTGCTGCTTCAGGCGCTGCACCTCCTCAAAGGAGTCTCGGTTGTCCAGGCTGAACACGAGGATGAACACGTCTCCTGGGGACAAGAAGGGAACGTGAGATGgttgcagggatggggacaagaGGGACCTGCTCCTAAGCCGAACAGAGGCTTGGAGAGGGAAGGACCAGGCAGCATCCTCCAGGTCCTGCACCCTCCAGTCCACCAAGAAGAGCTACCCAACCACTTGAACACACAAAATCCTACCTCCCTCCTCCCAGGACTGCAAAAACATCCCCACACTGAGCAGGAATCTGGCAGAGGGACCTCCTGACAAGTACCTGTGAGGATGGAGAGGCGGCGCATGGCTGGGAAGGGGTGATTGCCCGACGTGTCCAGGATGTCGAGCTGGTACACCTCACCACGGATGCTGTAGAACTTGCGGTGGAAGTCCTCGATGGTGGGTGTGTATTGCTCCTCGAAGCGGCCGGTGAGGAAGCGCGAGACGATGGCCGTCTTGCCCACCTTGGAGGAGCCCAGGATGACCATGCGGTAGCAGTTCTTGGCGGGGATGCTCAGCTCGGCCTCGCTGGGACACATCTTCTTGATCATCGCTGCCAGTTTCATTGACGCCGCCAAAAGTGCAGCTTGCGCCgagaaggagaggagaaagaaggaggaaggcGCTGCCTGCCCGGCTGCtcagcccctctcccctctcaGGAAGGGTCGGTGTGAGCTCTGCACGGCGGCCGCCGCGTTATATGGAGCCGGCAGCGACCGCCCCTCGGCGCGTCACggcccggggcggcggcggctgaGTCAGCGCCCGGCTCCGCTCCCGGTCCGGCCCGCGCCCCCCGCCGGGCTCCGGGCTGCGCACACCGCTCCCGTTCACTGCCCGGCTGAGGCTCCGGCTGCTTGGCAGCCCCGTCCCGTTCCCAGCCCCGCTCGCACTCCCGGGAGTGCACAGACAGATCCCGTTCCCATCCCGGTTTGCGCCCCCGGAGATGCGCAGCCCGGTCCCGTTCGCAGCCCGGTTGGAACTCCGGTGCTTCCAACTCCCGCTCGCACTCCCGGTCCCTTTCACAGTCCCGTTTGCAAAGAGATCTCTTTGCATCTCAGCACGGGCTCCCCGTGCTTTGTACCCGTCCCGTTCTCAGCCCGGTGCGGGCTCCCGGCGCCCTGCAGCCGGCTCGGGGCTCCCGGGGTCGGGCAGTGGGTGACCCCGAGCCGCAGGGACCTGGGGCGGGGAGTGCAGAGGGTCCCACGCCACTCCCTGCCGTGCTTTTGCTCCGGTTTACGCTTGCCCCGTGCAAATGCCCGAAAGAGCGGAGAAAAGACCCCGCTCGGAGCGAGCTCCGGTGCGCGGGGCCGGGAGCAGAGAGAAGTCTCGGTGCCACCGGGGGCTGCAGCGGGAGCTGGGGGCTGAGCGGTGACACCTTGACGGTGGCTCTTGGGACTCGGCTTTCCTTGACTCCGACCTCCACCctgatcccggtcccggtcccgatcccgatcccgatcccggtcccgatcccgatcccgatcccgatcccggtcccgatcccggtcccgatcccgatcccggtgCCGCTGCAGCGCCGGCTCTCCCCGCTAGGGGGCAGGAGAGAGTCCGGCCGGCGGCAGCGCGTGCAGggccgggaatgggaacgggaatgggaacgggaatgggaacgggaatgggaatgggaatgggaatgggaatgggaatgggaatgggaatgggaatgggaataggaatgGGAATGGTGCCatactgggagaactgggaatgGTCAGCCTGGGGAATAGAAGGCTCCGAGGACACCTTAGAGCCCCTCCCAGTGCCTAAATgtgctccaagagagctggagagggacccTGGACAAGggctggagtgacaggacaagggggagtgGCTTCACACTAACAGATGGCAGAATTAGATGGAATATTTGGAAACAATTCTTccctctgagggtggtgaggcactggaatagCCCAGAGTGGCTGCATCCATCACAGGAATCatccaagaccaggctggacaggacttggtgcagcctggggtagtggaaggtgtccctgcccatggcaggggctggtacaagatgagctttaaggtcccttccaacccagcctGTTCTATGAtaggaatagaatagaatagaatagaatagaatagaatagaatagaatagaatagaatagaatagaatagaatagaatagaatagaatagaatagaatagaatagaatagaatagaatagaatagaatagaatagaatagaatagaatagaatagaatagaatagaatagaatagaatagaatagaatagaatagaatagaatagaatagaatagaatagaatagaatagaatagaataaacCCACactaaccaaaaaaaaaacccaaacaacttaGCAAAAGGTGATGCATTAATAAGATTTGGGGCAGCAGAAGCCTCACCTATAACATGGAGAGGGATCCCAAGGAGAGCCAGAATGGGGCAGAGCAGTGCCTTTCATCAGCACCACTTGGGAAATGGATGGTGCTGAGCTTCTCATCTCCCCTGAGTGTGGTGTCACCCTTGGACATTAATTTAAACACTCTTGGAAGGCTTATGGAGGGATTGTGGTTGTCTGGAAGGGAGCAGCAACTTCAAGAGCCCTGTACAGCCCCGTCTCTGCCTGCAGGGAAACATCCTGCCCAGAGGCACAAGGACACTTGGAGGAGAGAAAGTGGGACAGTTTCCTGTGTTTATTCATCCGTGTGTGAGACAGCGAAGAAGTTTAATAACCGAACACAAAGCCCAAATGTATCACCCCAAATAACAAAAAGATCATTTAATTGAAGCTGTTGATGGAAAACAACAGGGGGAACAGGAAGTGGCAACCTCTGGAGGACAGACAAATCGAATATCTCGATCAGCATTTCTTGTTGGCCGTACAACTATTAATAGAGTCAGGAACAGGTAAAAATAGCCTGCTTGAAACCTggctgacaggaaaaaaaatccatttgttCCTTCTAAACAATTCTTTGGGCAGAGCATGCCAGGAGACAGATGTGCACTGGGATCCTGTGGGCTTGGTGGATGGGACCAGAGCCAGGGACCCCCTGACAGCAAGGACAGGATGTCAGGGACCTGATCTGGGGGTGGTGGGAGCTCCCAGAGAAGAGGACGTGAGCACTGCCTGTGccatcccagagcccagctcctcaTGGAGTCACGCAGAGCCCGAGCAGGGAGCATTACACAGCATTAGCTGAGTCCTCCCAGGCTCATCTAGAAACTCATCTCCTGTAGGAGCAAAGCACATTTGCTGGGAGCCGCTGCCGGTGATTGATGATAAAGGATCCACCTCGCTGCAAGGCAAAGCCTTCCCACGGTTATGACTCCTCTACAAATCACCACCTATTTCTGACCTGACTGCAAATAGCCCAAGGCTTAAGCAGAGGCAGGTAAAAGGGCATTTCCCCCATGGCTGCCAGAGTTTGCCCCTGCTGTCTGTGGGATGTTTTGCTCCTTGTCTGGTTTTGGAGGATGGAATCTCTTTcatgcagcagctcagcacagccagagcctcAGGCAGGATGCTCTGCATGAACCCCAGTGACACCTTTAATGGAATCACCTTCAGCACAGATCaatctttgttttcttgctaTTTCCCTACCTATTTTCACCCTCCTCGGTTTACCAGCCACCTGCCAACCAGCAAAACCCACCCTGTGTCCGCAAGCAAGCGGCTGAGGAAAGGAAATTCCACGAAAGTCACACAAACATCCCGGCGACAGAACATGCGGCTCCCCAGGGCCTGGCTTGGACGAACTGTGCAGCAGCAAAacagagctcacagcagcagcaccacggCAAAAATGTAGGAAGCAAAATGTTCCAGGAAGCAGGAGCGGCACCagggtgcccagcacagggacaggcgAACGGGGGATACTTGGAAAAGGACAATTACATCAGAACATGAGTTTGGTTTCTGagtgtgctgcagagctgggaaggatcatccccccggggccgggctggcCTCGGTTCACGGCTGGGTCCTGCAGGTCTGAGCAGTGAAACAGGAGTGGAAGAGCCATTTGTGCTGTTCCCACCTGGCACACACAGATCCTGCAGCTGTCCCAGGCCCTGGAGAGGGGCACATCCCACATGAGATCCTTATCATCGCTGTTGAGATGCTCCACATCCTACCAAGGGCTCATCCCCTGTGCAGCAGCGCACAGCATTCCTGAGCTCTGGAGCAACCGTGCACATGGAGCCaagcccagctctcctggctcccCGATTTCTCCCCCAGGACTGTTCTTTGGACAGAGCCCCTCTCCCTAGAGGGTGTCCAGCTCCTTATCCCGCTCCCA from Poecile atricapillus isolate bPoeAtr1 chromosome 14, bPoeAtr1.hap1, whole genome shotgun sequence carries:
- the RASD1 gene encoding dexamethasone-induced Ras-related protein 1 isoform X1, producing MKLAAMIKKMCPSEAELSIPAKNCYRMVILGSSKVGKTAIVSRFLTGRFEEQYTPTIEDFHRKFYSIRGEVYQLDILDTSGNHPFPAMRRLSILTGDVFILVFSLDNRDSFEEVQRLKQQILETKSCLKNKTKENIEVPLVICGNKGDRDFYREVQPREIEQLVGGDPKKCAYFEISAKRNSSLDQMFQALFAMAKLPSEMSPDLHRKVSVQYCDILHKKALKGKKLLKEGGRGTEEAYGIVAPFARRPSVHSDLMYIREKAIGGGHGKEKDRCVIS
- the MED9 gene encoding mediator of RNA polymerase II transcription subunit 9, which translates into the protein MASGPAGRAAEEPPPPEPPAEQKPPPLPPVQEEFSFLPLVHDIIKCMDKDSQDVHQVLNELKNKFQEMRKLISSMPGIGVSPEQQQQQLQNLREQVRTKNELLQKYKSLCMFEIPKE
- the RASD1 gene encoding dexamethasone-induced Ras-related protein 1 isoform X2 gives rise to the protein MKLAAMIKKMCPSEAELSIPAKNCYRMVILGSSKVGKTAIVSRFLTGRFEEQYTPTIEDFHRKFYSIRGEVYQLDILDTSGNHPFPAMRRLSILTANPGDQVVPEEQNQGEHRGAPGHLWQQGRPGLLPGGAAPGDRAAGGRGPQKMCLLRDLSQEEQQPGPDVPGALRHGQAAQRDEPRPAPQGLGPVLRHPAQEGAERQKAAEGGGPGHGGGVRHRGPLRPAAQRAQ